From the Hordeum vulgare subsp. vulgare chromosome 1H, MorexV3_pseudomolecules_assembly, whole genome shotgun sequence genome, the window TTCCATCGTCTCTCTCTAGTCACCGCCGCCCCTCACGCGCGCACTCGTCCGACAAACAGCGTCCGGCCGCCCACTGCCGGTTgacgcccgcaaggtgttcgacaaaacgtcTGCAAGGTATGTATTGGATTCAACTACACATTTTTGagttgtattgttgaactatttgttgtattgaaagataaactatttgtttgagttgtaataaactatttgtttgagttgtaacgaAATTAAACTATTTTTGTTGATTTATTCTATTtgtgtttgattttttttcttgttttttgaacGCATATGTTGTTTGAGCGATAGTGCGCCGTGTATTTTAACGCGTTTGCTGGACCTACACGCGTGCACTATATTTTGCAGCAAACTGATTTTAACGCGTCGTGCGTTGAACGGGTGTTAAAGATGGTCTTAGCTCTAGAGGACTACGGAGTAGTAGAAGAGTAACAGGTACTACAACATGCGGAAAAAAACAcgtactacaacgacaacaactacacgaCACTACCTCTTGGACCTTCTGCTGCCGTAGTATTAGCTAGCCAGGGACCGTGCATTACAATCTCGAACCCATGGAGAGCCTAAGCTAGATTTACGGCTATATATGCCGGCGCTAATGGAGTATGGCTAGCTAGGCGGCGCATGACGGCGTGAAGCCTCCACTCTAGAGGCCTAGGCACGGGGAGGGAGGGCAGAAGAGGCCGCCGCGCGGCGCCCAGAGGTCGGCGAAGGCGTGGAGGATGAGCGGGTGGTTGCGCGGCGAGTTGAGCGAGAGGAACCCGTGGAGCAGCGCGTTGAGGTCCTCCCACGCgtacatctccttctccaccaccatggccaCCATCGACTCCCGGAAGTCCTCGTACGGCGTCGCCgactccacctccaccgccaccgcagcctcctcctcctcctcctcctcccccccgcgCGACATCATCGCCACGCCCCTCTCCGGCCTTCTGCTGCCGTGGTTCCTCTGCTTCCTgtgcctccttgtccttctcctcggcCTCAGCTGGCGCCTCGCCTCCGGGTCGTCGTCCTCGTAGAGCGTGTTGGCGGCGTAGGTCGCGAGGCCCCACGAGTCGTCCAGGGACGAgaccgtggtggcggtggtgccgCCCGTGGTGCTGGAGCtgaaggcggtggcggtggacgtGGACGACGGGTGCGACGACTTGGGCTTGCGGCTGCCTCCTCCGCGCGCCCGAGACATGAGCGCTGAGTAGATGGAGCTGAGCACCCTCGGCGTGCGGCACCCGCAGCCCACGTCCGCCACCGGCGGCGGCCGAGACAGCAGCAAACTGTCGCCGCTACGCCGACTGCAGCTACCGGGCGAGGGCATGGTGATTGTGGCTCGATTACACTACACGACTGAGTTCTCGGGGAAGTGGACACGCGCACGAGGCAGTGTATGTCACCGTGGCTCCTTGCAAGAGATCGGGCGGCTTAAATAGGGAGTAAGGGGAGCGTGCACGCCATGATCACGGCGAGCAGCTAGTGACATAAAAAGAGGAGGTAAATGGTAGGAGCATCgtacgtactccctccgtccaggtGTATTGGGCGCGTAATGAGGAGCTCTACGATTTAGGTAAAAGAGGATTGGACGACCGTCCGCAAGACTTTTCCTCGAAAACGAAACAGAATTAGGAAATAAATCCCGTCATTAATGCATGGCCGTTTCGGCTGCACTTTCTTTTTTAATCAGCGTTCGTCTTCTCTGCATGCATTGGGTCTTGCCAGCGAACGATTTTCTTGATGAGGCAAACGAGGAAAAGAGAGGTGGCCGTACCAACCTAATGATGAAAACGAGGCAGAGTTTAATTGTATCACGTCTAATACTTTTGGATTTCCTGGATTTCCTTATGCGCCCAACACacttggacggagggagtagtaaagatCATGGATAGGCTAGCTAGCCCGCTAGCGTGCATACGAATCATGGTGGTGCAGAAAAGCAAGCGAATCGATTGTTCGGGCGGTACGTGTTGCAGCtacctatgcatgcatgcatgcaccatCGATGTTTTGCTGTGATGTGACGCGTCGAGGTTATCATGCATTATTACAGCGGTAAATTCTGGCGGGCCGGATGTGACGAAGgagcagtttttttttttttttttgagaaactaCGAAGCAGCAGCTAGTAATGGTAGTAGTAGTACGTGTACGACGAAAAAAGCCTGCTCTGAGTTGACTAACGCGGCACGCAAGTGAGGACACGACGCTAGCTGAGCTATTTACTGCGACTGCTGCTCGTACCGTCGTAGTAGCTGCCTTCGATCAATCATGCATTTAACAAAACATTTTTCACCAAAGGAAGCTGCACCCTCAACTATGAGTTTTTTGTTTCTTCACGAGCAGAAAATTTCATAAGCAGTGTTCACAAGGAGAACAAAAGAGAACCATACTGTACCGTGATGAGGACGTGCAACTCATGATCAAAGGCTGAAACTGCCCGACTTTTTATGGACCATGATGATCCAATGCTGCTGCAGCAGCAGCAATATCGGGTTGCTCGTTAGCTTTGGTTCTTTCTCGAAGTAAGATTGCCCCCCAACTTTCACCAACGATCTCTGAAGTGGGTATGCCCTTTCCGTATCTGTCTCGGTGCAGTCCAAGGTCGAAAGAGCCGGATACGATTCACACGCGCACCTTGAGCTAATCATTGTGAAATGCGGCGACTGGTCAACAGTACAGTGTGCCTACTCTGAAACGGAGATGCTAGGTACGCACTCAAGTAGAACTATGACAAAAATAGGTTTAATTCATTGAGACGTGATCAATCGGGTTGGTCAGGTGGCAAGGCGGACAGCTTCAGAGGTGGTCAAAAGGATGAGGTGGTGTTTctttggccctgtttggatactctaacatgATTAGAGtcagagttagattctaacccttgAATTAACCTGAACTGACTCTAACTGtaaaggtgtttggatgggaGGGTTAGATGGACAATAAATGCTCATTTTTAATCATTTGACTACTTTGGACCTCTCTCTTTCCCTGGACCCCATCTACTTTAACCCAAAAAAATACCTTTTGGATGGGTTAGAGTTTTTGGGTggtttagatgcatctaaccaactctaacccactTGTTTGGATCTTTGAGGGTTAGATGGCTCAAATCTAACccactctaactctaaccctatGATCCAAACATGGCCTTTCTCGGGGactagactttttttagtcctagggactaaagaaaaaagtTTCATCAATAGAGTCTTTTTATAGTCCCTTAagaaaaagtccctcctgtttctttacCTAGGCACTAAAAGAGACTTTTTACTCTAGTCCCTGAGCAAAGAAACACCACCTGAGTCGTTTAGGTTGTTTGTTTACATGAATTAGACTAAAAATAATTCCGTTTAGTCCTATGTAACCAAACATGAGGAACTTTTTCTTAAGGGATTAGAAAAAGACTGTACTGAAGGgacttttttctttagtccctTAGACTACAAAAAGTTTAGTCCCTTGAAACCAAACACTACCTTAACTAAATCTTGGTCGCCGAGATCCGGTTGGATGCAAAGCATGAAAAGTTTGCCACAAATGTATCTCTTGCTTAGGGCATCTTCAACGAACCGCTCGCATACGCCCGGTCCGGACCGCACGGTGGTCTGTATCATTTAATGCGAGTATGTATCAGTCTTAAAATAATTTGAACATATTATCTTCTGCAAAACCAAAAACAAACAAGGAGATTTACGGGCATCAGGATAACACCTAAACCTGCGTCCGACCTTCCTGGCCAACCGAAACTCCTCCCTCGCCCGCACGTGTTCCCTTTCGACGTCAGCTGTGTGCATTCATGCCATTATAGAGTACGTCGCTCTACATTCAAAATGGCTTAGAACAGGCACAATCTCTCACTGCCTCTGCCATTTAAGCAACGCGTCAGCCGCCGAGGGCGCGCCCGCTGCATGCCCAACTATACATGCTTCCGTCCGCAGTCAAATGTCTCTATTAAACCCGTATGGAAGCCGAGAAACCTATTCTAACCAGACGTCCGTTCACGAGCTCTTCTCCTGTTTGCCCTTTATTTATAGGAGGTAAGATGACAGGCAAGAATCGCACCACTCCGCCACTACCCCTCTCCTCCTTccatcactactagggaaaatcctagtagtagcgcgggtattAGGGTTAGCAGTAGCGTGGGTAAGGATGACAATGGGTAGGGTATGGACATGATAAAGTAATATCATACCGTACATGTATAGTCAATGGGTACAAAATTCTACACATACTCGTACCAATGGGTATAAAACTTTACCATATACATACGCGATGATTACCTGTACCCATTAGGTATCGAGCGAGTAGAGCGAATAGCACATTTGACATAAAATTGAATTATCTCAACTTACTAACacgttgtaacaccccaaaaatttagccatgattttatttattaaaatttGATCATGGTTATAAtatttttttttgggttttctgctgATTTCAAATCCTTTCTTTTCGTTGTTTTATAAAAACTTCCATTCCTAAGTAAGAGCTTTTAAAAAATATGTTATGAACTGAGTTCTCGTATCAAATATTTTCCCCTTCATTGCCAAATCCAGTGAAGGCCTATTtgtaaatattttcttttaagtTTTATTTATTCAAAATTGATTTCTTAATTCTTTAAAGACCTGATTTGAACTGCAGCCATTTGGTAACTTCTTTTAATAATTTTACAAAAATTTGTGGATGATCCATGATGCCCGTGGATCAATTTTATGCAAAAAACTAGCAAAGTATTTTGGAAGAAATGAGCTCATTATCTTCTTTTCTATTCTGGTCCAATTTGGtgttttgtactacaaccccttgaTATACTATCTCAAAAATTCTACTAAAATTTGGAGTTGTCAAGGAGTTCATATatatcacttttatgcaaaaaaaatactatgatgttttgaatttttttagcaCCCCAACCCCTTTTCTATTCTGTACGAGACATGCAGTTGTACTAGAACCATGTTCTATTTTGCCCCAACTCCCTTGCGACTTTTACTGATGATAGTAGGAcctaccaaacccttaagtccAGGAGATCAACCCCTTTTGGATTTATTAAGCCCCAGTTTTAACCTCCCTAAGATGCTGCCCAGAATTGTTTTTCTCAAACAAGTTTctgattttcaaaaaataatctTGCCATCATTATtagcatccaaaaagacattggactAGAAATTTTGCTAGCCAGCAAGACCACCTAGGTGCCACTGGCATTGCATCAAGCACCTGCTGTCCGTGTCCAGTTTTGGTAATtggtgacaatccctatggactaatgtttgccttaagttatatttcaaggatttgtccataggcacttcttgaagtccatctgttggttttaaggagtttatatgatgaccaaggtggtattcaaagtattatccaaagattggtcataaagacacaaggttgatcaagactaaggagagagtaaatcaagatgatcaacacacaaagcgtacaagatgtaccgagaaggatcaagtgatcccatggtatggtaatcattgcccataacgcttttgtgtactaacccatgtcttcgtgagagttctatgtggggttaggtgtgtttccattggtttGTGTCAAGAGGAAGGTCTCATTCAACCTacaaaggatgacatcaagtggtgatcttcatcatgatcgcggtgtgcaagttcaagtggagcatcacaaagatatcatgcttgaagcttgccgtccattgtggtggcaatggacttgtgaagaatgtgtggaagagtggctcacccatagtgagtatgggggagcaatcaagaaaggtggtccatcttgaggaaggcaagatcatcatcatctagctcaagaggactaggtgcaaggtatatgtttgcccttgataggattttctattgtaggatagtttgtcgtactaacaaggggggctctcaagtgagtagtttGATCGTATCGctcgttgagatctcaaaccatttgcatccttgcatcatatcttggttcttgtttggtgtttatccTTGTGAGttatagagcttatggtcatcttcatgacaagctcgagctcattgaaaacagagtccatatgcatattTTATGATGTTTCCGATATTGGAAGTTTTTTGCTAGTTCTTCATTCATACAGGTCTCACATCTATAtggcattggcattttcataactgcatgttcttaatattttatgtcattgttggatagttcttgtcgttgtgaattcaacaaacttgagtttgctcgattcacaGTTCGtacgcgaaagttatggcagtttcactatcctgcggtagtaccgctcctggtgccagcggtagtaattttaattactaccgctccctcggacattctggcagcggtagtaccgctcctagcagcggtcgtACCGCTCCGGCTGGGCTGtgtgtgggggtaacggttggattctttcccccactatataaaggaggtcttcttccccattggaccagatccatctgttgagctcgtgttcttcccccattgttgaccttcttagagcttactaactctcaatccctccaatgattcttgctagttcttgagggtaaagagagaggagatctagatccacatctccaccaatcactttctcctctacgtgaggggtgttggaattatgccctagaggcaataataaacctagttattattataattcctgtatcaagataatcgtttattgtccatgctataattgtattgaatgaagacttatatacatgtgtggatacatagacaaaacactgtccctagcaagcctctagttggctagccagttgatcaaagatattcagggtcttctgattttatacaaggtgttgttgtttgataactggatcacgtcattaggagagttacgtgatggactagacccaaactaatagacgtagcatgttgatcgtgtcattttgttgctactgtttttctgcgtgtcaagtatttgttcctatgaccatgagatcatataactcactgacaccggaggaatgctttgtgtgtatcaaacgtcgcaacgtaactgggtgactataaagatgctctacaggtatatccgaaggtgttcgttgagttagtatggatcgagactgggatttgtcactccgtgtgacggagaggtatctcggggcccactcggtaatacaacatcacacacaagccttgcaagcaatgtgacttagtgtaagttgcgggatcttgtattacggaacgagtaaagagacttgccggtaaacgagattgaaataggtatgcggatactgacgatcgaatctcgggcaagtaacataccgaaggacaaagggaatgacatacgggattatatgaatccttggcaccgaggttcaaacgataagatcttcgtagaatatgtgggatccaatatgggcatccaggtcccgctattggatattgaccgaggagtcactcgggtcattgtttgtacgggttcggtgaccatcctcgacggtcccttagtggaatcacgacatcttgcattgtgcgagggcgtgaggagattacggcggccttagtggcatcttggggagcattgtgcctccacaccgctccaaacggagattagcatccgcaagggtgtgaacttcgggatacatcttcgtctctgggtacctcggttatctcttacccgaaccctttacttatgcactttactttgtgatagccatattgtttcttgtcatatatcttgatatcacttagttgtttatctagcttagcataagttgttggtgcacataggtgagcctagttgttttaggttttgagcttgacaaattaaatgttagttttattccgcatttgttcaagcctgaactgtaattattttaaagcgcctattccccccctctaggcgacatccacgtcctttcaattggtatgaaagCTAGGTATctcattattaggtttaaccacctagagagtaaggatgctgACTAGGGGTTTGggattctctgacactcttagtttcgatggcacaaattttgatgtttgggtaattcgcatgcttaatctctttagggtcatgaacccaaatttagagcaaaattgtagatatggggttttctcctccaaaggattctcaaaatatatctttcgaggatgagaaaaactcttatctcaatgctcaagcttctaatgtgctttttgatgctttgagcaatgtagttatatttcaactcatgccattccgggatgctcatgagctgtggacaaagcttcaagttgaatatggtgtgtccaagatttgtgggaatgattgttctccttacacctccggtcgtgtggtcttcccaacttcacctacatgtgggttTCCACaatgtaatgatatggtgagtagtggtgatcattgcaatgatattagtgggcttattgttgatgatccttcatcactatattattgcaatgcttcatctttgggcgttaacacttcgagcactctaaatgttttacatgcttgtgatgatagtccttgcatatcatgtaaaatctGCTTGacaaaatctcatgatgatatgctttctatatcttgttgccatgataaaaatgtatctatttcctcgagttgtgctGCTAACGATGTAGAGGAAacccatcactccatggaacaagatgtggccttgaatgatgattcaagggatcctacatcatcatctattgtttctcacttttgctttatggctaaggcttcaaaggtatctcctaccttgaattccaatatatctcttgatgatgatgatgatgatgataatgaggatgataatgatgaagagagtgataatattgcatccttaaaatttaggggtgaaatgatttttaaatctctttataataataaacttgcttgttccaacttcatggaaatcatgtctattgccaccgagggcaagaaatacattgaggagttggaagctcatctcgaggagcatgaggccaccattgagactatggaaggtcatgagcgtgattatgcTGATGAGATAGAGGAGCTATCCCAagatc encodes:
- the LOC123415503 gene encoding transcription repressor OFP8-like, whose translation is MPSPGSCSRRSGDSLLLSRPPPVADVGCGCRTPRVLSSIYSALMSRARGGGSRKPKSSHPSSTSTATAFSSSTTGGTTATTVSSLDDSWGLATYAANTLYEDDDPEARRQLRPRRRTRRHRKQRNHGSRRPERGVAMMSRGGEEEEEEEAAVAVEVESATPYEDFRESMVAMVVEKEMYAWEDLNALLHGFLSLNSPRNHPLILHAFADLWAPRGGLFCPPSPCLGL